The Blastocatellia bacterium region CGCAATCCGCAATCCGCAATGGTGAAATATGGCTGAATATAAGATTCCCAAGCGAATGAAGTATCGCAAGCAGCAGCGTGGCCGCATGAGCGGTGTGGCGACGCGCGGCGCGGAGATTTCTTTCGGCGAGTATGGGTTGAAGGCGCTGGAGCCGGCATGGATTACCGGCAAGCAGATCGAAGCCTCGCGCGTGGCGATGACCCGCTTCATCAAGCGCGGCGGCAAAATCTGGATTCGCGTCTTCCCGGATAAGCCCATCACCAAGAAGCCGGCGGAAACCCGCATGGGCAAGGGCAAGGGCGCGCCCGAAGGCTGGGTCGCGGTCATCAAGCCGGGCCGCATCCTCTTCGAGATGGAAGGCGTTGATGAGAAGACCGCCGCCGAAGCCATGCGGCTGGCGGCGCAGAAGCTGCCCATCAAGACCCGGTTCATCACGCGCAAGCAGCAAGACGCAGGAGGGCTGGTATGAAGGCTGATGAGCTGAGAGATTTGAACGACGACGACCTGCGGGCCAAAGTCGCCGAGATGAAGGAGAGCATCTTCCGCATGCGCTTCAAGCTGTCGCTCGGCAACACGGACGTGGTCAAGAATCTGCGCGAGTCGCGCAGAGACCTGGCGCGCGTGCTGACCTTGATCCGCGAGCGCGGCCTCGAAGCCGGAAAGTAAGAGTCACGGCGCGCTACAGCGCGCCACGTTGAAGGGTGAGTATGGAAGAGAACAGAAACGATCAAACGAGCGAGAGCGGCGAAGGCGTGCTGACCGACGTGGCGCGCGCCATCGGCTCGACGCTCGGCAAAGTGGCCGCGGCCATCGGCGGCACAGACGAGCCGCAGGCCGCAGCTACGGGGCCGCAGCACCGCCGCCAGGAGAAGGTCGGGTTAGTGACCAGCGACAAGATGACCAAGACCGTGGTCGTCCGCGTCGAGCGGCTGGTGCGCCACCCGAAGTACCGCCGCTACATCCGCCGCCGCACCAAGTTCATGGCGCACAACGAGATGGAAGCGAAGGTCGGCGATACCGTGCGCATCGTCGAAACGCGACCGATGTCGGCGCGCAAGCGCTGGCGCGTCGTCGAGATTGTTCAGAAAGCCAGGTGATGGGTGTCGGGTGCCGGGTGCCGGGTGTCGGGTGTCGGTCAAGAGATGAATGCTTCTGACCAACTCCTAATCCCCAACATCCCATACCCAACACCCAACACCCGTCGGAGACAAAGTCATGATTCAGATGAGATCAATCCTTGAGGTGGCGGATAACTCCGGGGCCAAGCGCATCTCGATGATCCTGCCGCTCGGCGGCCACACGGGTCTGCGCGCAGGGCTCGGCGACATCATCACCGCGGCGGTCAAGGAAGCGGCGCCCGATGGCGCGGTCAAGAAGGGCCAGGTGGTGCGCGCCGTCATCGTCCGCACCCGCAAAGAGACGCGCCGCAAGGACGGCACTTATATTCGCTTCGATCAGAACGCGGCGGTGATCATCAAGCCGGACAACGAGCCCGTCGGCACGCGCGTCTTCGGCCCCATTGCCCGCGAGCTGCGCGACAAGCGGTTCATGAAGATCGTCAGCCTTGCGCCGGAAGTGATTTGAGAAAGTATTCAGAAGTCAGGAGTCAGAAGTCAGAATAAAAGCCGAGCCGGCTTCCTTGCTCATTCTGACTCCTGACTCCTGACTCCTGACTCCTGAGGTGTTATGAACGTAGAAATCAATGTGCGAAAGAACGACCGCGTGGTCGTCATCACCGGCAAAGACAGCGGCAGGACGGGGCGAATCATCGAAGTGCTGCCGCGCAAGCATAAGGTGATCGTCGAAGGCGTCAACGTCGTCAAGCGCCACACCAAGGCGAACTCGCGGCGCGGCGTGCAGTCGGGCATCCTTGAGCGCGAAGCGCCGATTGACGTGTCGAACGTGATGCTGCTTTGTCCGCACTGCGGTCAGGCGACGCGCTCGGCGCATCAGGTGCTCGAAGACGGCAAGCGCCACCGCGCATGCAAGAAGTGCGGCGCGGCTATCGAGAAACAGTAACCCAGAGGCCGCGCGGGGAGGCGCTCTTCGAGAGGGCGCGGCGGCAGCCAGACAAAGCGACTGAAGGCGCGCCCCGGCGCATCAGATGCGAGGACGGATATGGCAGCGAGACTGAAAGAGAAATACAATAGCGAGATTCTGCCGGCCTTGATTAAAGAGTTCAACTACACGAACCCGATGGCCGCGCCGAAGATCGAAAAAGTGGTTTTAAACATGGGCGTGGGCCGCGAGGCGCAGAGCAACCCGAAGGTCTTTGACCAGGCGACGATGGAGCTGACGACGATTGCCGGCCAGAAGCCGGTCATCACCAAGGCGAAGAAATCGATTGCCGCCTTCAAGCTGCGCACGGGGATGCCGGTCGGCGTTTCGGTGACGCTGCGCGGCGACCGCATGTACGAGTTTCTGGATCGCTTCATCAACGCCGTGCTGCCGCGCGTGCGCGACTTCCGCGGCGTCAGCCCGCGCGCTTTTGATGGCCGCGGCAACTACACAATTGGCATCAAGGATCAGTTGATCTTCCCGGAGATCGACTTCAATCGCGTTGATCGCACGCGGGGCATGAACATTTCTATTGTGACGACGGCACGCACAGACGAAGAAGGCCGCGCCCTGCTGCGGCAATTCGGCATGCCGTTTATGAAGTAGTTACCAGTGACCGGCTCTCAGTTGCTAGTCGCGCAACGCGATTCGGCTGAGAGCGGACGACTGACAACTGACAACTGAGAACTAACTTATGGCAAGAACATCATCAGTCTATAAAGCGAACGAGCTGAAGCGGGCGCTGGCGAACGCCAAGCAGCGGGTCAAAGAGCAGTACGGCGCCGCCGGCAAGAAAGAAGTGAAGCGCGCCAAGGCCGCCGGCATGAACTTGAACATCTTCACGTCGCGGGTGCATAACCGCTGCCGGCGCTGCGGTCGCGGCAAAGGCTACCTGCGCAAGTTCGCGCTCTGCCGCATCTGCTTCCGCGGGCTGTCGCTCGAAGGCCACATTCCCGGCGTGACGAAGTCGAGCTGGTAAAAGAGAGTGACAAGTGACAGGTGAACAGTGACAAGAGCGGGCGGAGTTTTTCTTGTCACTTGTCACTTGTCACTTGTCACGGATTTCAGGAGAAGTGATGACAGATCCAATCGCTGATATGCTGACGCGAATGCGCAATGCGTACGCGGCCAAGCACCAGAAGGTAGACGTGCCGGTCTCGAACATCAAGCTGGAGATCGCGCGCATTTTGAAAGAAGAAGGCTTCATCAACAACTTTAAGGTCATCGGCGAAGGCGTGCGCCGCAACATCCGCATCTACCTGCGCTATGGCACCAAGGGCGAGCAGGTGATCTCGCGGCTGGAGCGCGTTTCAAAGCCCGGCTGCCGCGTCTACGTCAAAGGCACAGCGGTGCCGAGCGTGCTGGGCGGCCTGGGGGTCAACATCCTCTCGACCTCGCGCGGCTTGATGACCGACCGCCGGGCGCGCCGCGAGCGTGTCGGCGGCGAGTTGATCTGCCGGGTCTATTAAGAGTGAAGGGAGTCAGGAGCCAGGAGTCAGAGTTCATTCTGACTCCTGGCTCCTGACTCCTGAATGCGGAGTTATCATTATGTCGAGAATAGGCAAGAAGCCAATAAGCATTCCTAAGAACGTCAAGGTCAACATCACGGACGGGGTGATCGAAGTGAGCGGCCCGAAAGGCCAGTTGACGACCAATGTGCCCGCCGGCATTCAGTTTCGCGTCGACGGGGATCAGCTTGTCGCCGAGCGCACCAGTGACGACCACGCGGCGGTTCATGGACTGGCGCGCGCCCTGGTGCAGAACGCCGTCACCGGCGTCACCGATGGCTATACGCGGCAGCTCGACATCGTCGGCGTCGGCTACAAGGTCGAATTGCAGAAGAGTCGCGTCATCTTCAACCTCGGTTATTCGCACCCCATCGAGTTCCCGCTGCCGTCGGGCATTGATGTCAAGGTCGAGCGTGTCAACAAGCCGATTCAGCAGTACCAGACGACCCTGACGATCACCGGCATTGACAAGCAGCAGGTCGGCCAGATTGCCGCCGACATGCGCAGCCTGCGCCGCCCCGATCCGTACAAGGGCAAGGGCGTGCGCTATGCCGGCGAAGCCTTGAAGCTCAAGCCCGGCAAGACCGGCAAGTAAGGGGACGTAACACGTGACGAGTGACAAGAAAAACGGAATCACCTTGTCACTTGTCACTCGTCACCATCTGAGAGTTGCTGAAGTGATGCCGCAAGCCGGCACAATCAGCGACCATAAGGACAAACGATATGGCACAGAAAAGCAGACAAGACATTAGGCGGGCGGTGCATCAGCGCATCCGCCAAAAAGTCGGCGGCAGCGGCGAGCGCCCGCGGCTGGCCATCTTTCGTAGCGTCAACCACATCTACGCGCAGATCATTGACGACGCGCAGGGCGTCACCGTGGCCTCGGCTTCGACAACGGAAAAAGATTGGAAGGGACGCACCGGCGGCAACATTGCGGCAGCCAAAGAGATCGGCAAAGCGATTGCCGAGCGCGCCAAAGAGAAGGGCATCACCCGCGTCGTCTTTGACCGCGGCGGCTACATCTATCACGGGCGCGTGCGCAGTCTCGCCGAAGCGGCGCGCGAAGCTGGACTGGAGTTTTAATAATGGAACGAATTGACGCATCAGGTCTCGATCTGAAGGATCAGGTGATTTCAATCAACCGCGTGACCAAGGTGGTCAAGGGCGGCAAGAACCTGTCGTTTGCGGCGCTGGTCATAGTCGGCAACGAGAATGGCGTCGTCGGCTTCGGCAGTGGCAAGGCCCGCGAAGTGCCGCTGGCGATCAAGAAGGGCATCGAGGCGGCGAAGAAGAATCTGATTCGCGTGCCGCTGTCGGGCCACACCCTGCCGCACCAGGTGACCGGCATCTTTGGCTCAGGGCGCGTGCTGCTCAAGCCCGCTCCCGAAGGCAAGGGCGTCATCGCCGGTGGCGCCGTGCGCGCCATCATGCAACTGGTCGGCGTGCGCGATGTGGTGACGAAATCAATCGGCACCTCGAACCCGCACAACGTCGTCCGCGCCACCTTTGAAGGTCTCCGGGAGTTGAAAGACCCGACCTCGGTGTCGCGGCTGCGGCGGCAGGCGGCAGAAGAAGCCGCGAGCGCTTAACGAATGGCCGCAGGCTTCGCAGGCGAAGCTTGAAACGGCTCGAAGGGAGTTATCATGGCAACGGCCAACAACGAAGCGCCGGGCGCGACCATCAAGATTCAGTGGTATCGCTCGACTATCGCCACGCCCAGAGCGCATAAAGAGATCGTCCGCAGCCTCGGGCTGACCAAGCTCAATCAGATCGTCGAGCGGCCCGACACCCCGTCCATGCGCGGCGCGGTTAAGAAGGTCCCGCACCTGCTGAGAATCATTGAATAGGGGCCGGGTGACAGGGGCCGGGGCCGGTGAAGAAAACTAAGTTTTACAACTGGCCCCTGACCCCTGACCCCTGACCCCCGGAGTCAAATCATGGCAATAGGCATACACAACATCGGCGCGCCGAAGGGCGCAAACAAAGATAAGAAGCGCGTCGGGCGCGGCCCCGGCTCGGGGCTCGGCAAGACTTCGGGGCGCGGCCACAAAGGGCAGAAATCGCGCTCCGGCTATTCGGGCCGTCCGGGCTTTGAAGGCGGCCAGATGCCGCTGCAACGGCGACTGCCCAAGCGCGGCTTTACGAACATCTTCAAAAAGGTCTGGATCGAAGTGCAGCTATCAGAACTGGCCGAGCGTTTTGACGGCAGCGAGCCGATCACGCCGGAGCTGATGGTCGAGCGCGGCATGATTAAGAAGAGTCACCTGGCACGCTTTGAGGGCGTCGTCGTCTTAGGCGGCGGCGAGCTGGCCGCGAAGCTGAGCATCACCGCACACCGTTTCACGAAGTCGGCGAAAGAAAAGATCGAAGCCGCCGGCGGCACCGCCAGCCTGGTCGGCAAAAGCTTTGAGGCGTAAACGCCATTTCGGTTTCTGGTTTATGGCCGGCTTCTTGTAAAATAAGGGCTCGGCCATAAATCAAGAATCGCCGCGCGATTCGTTCAACGCCCAGGGGAATTGCAAAGTCATGATCGAGAATTTCGTCAACAGCATCCGCAACGTCTTCACCGTCCCTGACCTGCGCAAGCGCGTCCTGTTCACGCTGGCGATGCTGGCGGTTTACCGCATCGGCTCGCACGTGCGCACGCCGGGCATTGACCCGCAGGTGCTCTCGAACCTGTGGGAGCAGGGCGTGATGCACCGCAGCCTGGCCGGCGTCATGGACTTGTTCTCCGGCGGCAACTTCAGAGTCGTCTCTATCTTCGCCCTCGGCATCACGCCCTACATCACGGCGTCGATCATCCTGCAACTGATGACCGTCGTGAGCGCGCGGCTGAAGGCGTTGCAGGAAGAAGGCGATCTGGGCCGGCGCAAGATCACCCAGTACACGCGCTACCTGACGGTCGTGCTCTGCGCGGTGCAGTCGTTCGGCATCGCCTACTGGTTGCAGAATCAGGTCACCTCTTCGGGCAATCTGGTCTACAACCCCGGGCTGAACTTCGTGCTGATGACGATGTTGACGCTGGCGACCGGCACGACGTTCATTATGTGGCTCGGCGAGCAGATCACCGAGCGCGGCGTCGGCAACGGCATCAGCTTGATCATCTTCGCCGGCATCGTGCTGCGCCTGCCTTCGGCGGTGCAGACCATGTACGAGAAGCTCACGGGCGGCGGCACCGGCCAGGCCATTGGCGTCATCTTGCTGGTCGTGGCGATGATCCTGGTGATCGCGGCCATCGTCTTCGTCGAGCGCGGCTTCCGCAAGATTCCCATCAACCATGCGCGGCGCATGGTCGGGCGGCAATCGATCCCGCAGCAGCAGACACACATGCCGTTGAAGGTCAACATGGGCGGCGTCATCCCTGTGATCTTCGCGTCTTCGATCCTCGCCTTCCCACAGACCATCCTCGGCTTCCTCGGCACGGACCCCGAGAATACCACGGGCTGGAAAGCATGGCTGGGGAAACTGGCCAGCGAGATGGGCGGCCAGGGTCACCCGCTGCATTACCTGATTTATGCGGCGGCGATCATCTTCTTCACTTTCTTCTACGTGTCGATCATTTTCAACACTGACGAAGTGGCGAACAACCTGCGCAAGAACGGCGCGTTCATCCCCGGCATCCGCCCGGGCAAGCGCACCTCGGATTACCTGAACGAGATTCTCACGCGGCTGACGACGGCCGGCGCCATTTACCTGGCGGTGGTGGCGTTGCTGCCGCAGTTCATCTTGTCGGGCTTCGCGGTTCAATACCTGCCTTTCATCGGGCAGTCGCTCGACAACCTGCTGCGCGGCAACCCGCTGACTTCGTGGATCACGACCGGCATCGGCGTCAACTTCTACTTCGGCGGCACCAGCCTGCTGATTGTCATCGGCGTGGCGATGGACACGATGAACCAGATCGAGTCGCAGCTGATCATGCGCCACTACGACGGCTTCCTCGGGCCGCGCGGGCGGCGCATGCGGGGGCGGCGCTCGTATTGAGCTTATGTCGAACCTCTACGTTTTGATGGGGCCGCAAGGTGCAGGCAAAGGCACTCAGGCGCAATTATTGGCAGACCGTTTCGGTCTGCCAATCGTCGCTACGGGGGACATCCTGCGCGAGATCGCCAAGGAGGAAACCGAGTTCGGCCGGCACGTCAAAGCGGTCCTCGCCACCGGCGAGCTGGTCAGCGACGATATTCTCGCCGAGGTGATTAAGCAGCGGCTCTGTCTGAACGATTGCGTCGGCGGGTGCATCCTCGATGGCTTCCCGCGCACCTTGCCGCAAGCGCGCTTGCTTGAAATGATCGCGCAGGAGGACGGCAATCGCATCGTCGTCATCAAGATTGACGTGCCGCGCGAGCTGCTGCTGCGCCGCCTGACCGGCCGGCGCATCTGCAAACGCTGCAACTCGATTTATCATATGGAGTTCAAGCCGCCCCAACACGACGAGGTTTGCGACCTGGACGGCGAGGCGCTGATGACCCGGCCCGACGACACCATCGAAGCGATCCAACAGCGGTTGCAGCTCTACCAGGAGAAGACGCGGCCGCTGCTTGAATACTATGAGGCGTCGAGCCGACTCCAGCGGGTTGACGGCACGGGAACGCCGGAAGCCGTCTTCAATCGCCTGGCCGAGATTGTCGAAAGTGATTCGAACTCGGAGCGAGGCAATGCGGCGCAGTGAGTAAGCGATGAGGAGAGCCGATCACTGCAATCGAGTGGTCAGGGGTCTTTGTCATGGTGATTCGCAAATCGAAAATCGAGATTGAAAAGATGCGCGCTGCGGGGCAGATTGTCGCCCGCGTGTTGAAGCAGCTCTCGGAGATCGTGCAGCCGGGGATTACCACCCGCGACCTCGATGCCGAAGCCGAGCGCCTGATCCGCGCCGCGGGTGCGGTGCCGACTTTTAAGGGCTATCACGGCTATCCGGCTTCGATCTGCGCCTCGATCAACGATGAAGTGGTGCATGGCATCCCTTCGAAACGTAAGCTGCGCGAGGGCGACATCATCGGCATTGACTGCGGCGCAACCTTGCAGGGCTATGTCGGCGACGCGGCGGTGACGGTGCCGGTTGGGCGGATCAGCGATGACGCCTGGAAGCTGATCAACACGACGCGCCGCTCACTGTTTGAAGCGATCTCCCGCTGCCGCGTCGGCAATCGCCTCGGCGATGTCTGCAACGCCGTGCAGGCGTATGTCGAGCCGCTCGGCTATTCGGTGGTGCGCAACTTCTGCGGGCACGGCATCGGTCGGGCGATGCACGAAGACCCGCAGGTGCCGAATTACGGCAAGCCCGGCACCGGCCCTGTCTTGCGCGAAGGCTGGGTGCTGGCTATCGAGCCGATGGTCAATATCGGGCGCCACGACGTCAAAGTCCTGTCCGACGGCTGGACGGTAATCACCCTGGACGGCAGGCCGTCGGCACATTTCGAGCATACAGTGGCAATCACCGCTGACGGGCCGCAGATTCTCACTGAATTAAACGGGAATGGGAATGTCGGGTAGGGCAGCGGCGGGCCGCCTGCGGAGGCAGGTTGCGAAAGCCGGCGGGCGATGGTAAACTAATCGTTTCTTGTGTGCGAAGGATTCTTCACCTAGCGCCCGCTCGATGAAGGAAGGAAAGCAATTATGAAAGTCAGGGCATCGGTTAAGAAAATGTGTGATAACTGCAAGGTCATTCACCGCCGCGGCGTTGTTCGAGTGATCTGCACCAATCCCAAGCATAAACAGCGGCAAGGATAGTCGAAGACGGAGGACGAATGGCACGCATCGCAGGCGTAGACCTTCCGGCAAATAAGCGAGCCGAGATCGGTCTGACATACATCTACGGCATCGGGCGCTCGCGCGCCAACCAGATTCTCGGCGAGGCCGGCATCAACATCGATAAGCGCATCCGCGAGCTGAGCGAAGAAGAGGTCAACCGCATCCGCACGGTCATTGATCAGCAGGGCATGGTCGAAGGCGACCTGCGCAAAGAAGTGCAGATGAACATCAAGCGGTTGATGGACATCGGCTGCTATCGCGGCCTGCGCCACCGCCGCGGCCTGCCGGTGCGCGGCCAGCGCACGCATACCAACGCCCGCACGCGCAAAGGCCCGCGCCGCATGACGGTCGCTAAGAAGAAAGCGCCGGGCAAGAAATAACCACGGTGACGAGTGACAAGATCACCCACTCGTCACTTGTCACTTAAAGAATTATGGCAAAAGCACAAGCAAAAGGCGGCAAGAAGAAAGCCTTCAAGCGCAAAGAGCGGCGCATCGTGCCGCAGGGCATCGTTCACATCCAGGCGAGCTTCAACAACACACTGGTGGCGATCACCGATATGTCGGGCAACCTGATCAGCCAGTCGTCGGCAGGCGCGCTCGGCTTTCATGGCTCGCGCAAGGGCACGCCGTTCGCCGCGCAACAGGCGGCCAGCCGTGCCGCGCAAGCGGCGCGTGACGTTGGCATGCAGCACGCCGAAGTCCGTGTCAAAGGGCCGGGATCAGGCCGCGAATCGGCGGTGCGCGCGATCCAGTCCGCCGGCATCAACGTGTCGATCATTCGTGACGTCACGCCGATCCCCCACAACGGCTGCCGCCCGCCGAAGCGTCGTCGCGTTTAGTCAGAGATTTTTCAAAGAGCGGGCCGGCGCGGCCTGCTCTTACTTGATTTCATGTTCGGGCGCGCGCCGGCCTGACGCCGCCTGCGCGCCTTAAAGGAAGAAGAGCCGTTCAATTTTGGATTTGCGATTTTGGATTTTAGATTGGCAGAAGCGCACGAGTTCAACTCAATGCACGTCTTCCCGGAATCCAAAATCTAAAATCTAAAATCCAAAATTCGGAGGGCTTGTAAACTTTTGCCGGTTCCCGCGAGGGACGGTAGATGGAGGGAGAACGCATTGGCTAGATATCGTGGCCCGGTGTGCCGTTTGTGCCGCCGGGAAGGAATGAAGCTGTTTTTGAAGGGCGAGCGGTGCTACAAGCCGAGCTGCCCGATTGAAAAACGCGGCACCCAGCCGCCCGGTCAGCACGGCCGCAACGTCCGCCGTGCCAAGCTCATCGGCTACGGCGAGCAATTGCGCGAGAAGCAGAAGGTCAAGCGCATTTATGGCATGCTGGAGCGCCAGTTCCGGCTCTATTTCGAGCGCGCCGTGCGTACCAAAGGCGTCACGGGCGAGAACTTGCTCGCTTTGCTTGAGCGTCGCCTCGACAACGTCGTCTATCGTCTCGGCTATGCGATGTCGCGCCCGCAAGCGCGGCAGTTAGTCAGCCACGGTCACGTCCTCGTCAATGGCCGCAAAGTGGATATCCCAAGCTTCCAGGTCAAGGTCGGCGATGAAATCACCATCCGCGAAGGCAGCCGCGCCAATGGGCACATTCAGAGCGCCTTCCAGACGGCATCGGGGCGCGGCCGCCCGGGCTGGCTCGAAGTTATCTCTGCTGATGACATGCGTGGCCGCGTCGTTGCCTTGCCGCGTCGTGAAGACATTGGCCAGAATATCAACGAACAACTTATCGTCGAGCTTTATTCCAAGTAGTTCACGCAGGGTGTTGGGTGTCATCGGCTGGAACGCGGGCGGGCAGTCGCCGCGAATCAGCTCATGACACCCAACACCTATAACCTGTTTGAGGGGAAGCAATGACCAACACCGAAACCCAATTCATGATTGGATTCCAGAAGCCCAAGCGCCTCGCCTCTGAATCGGAGACGGCGACCAGCCGCTACGGCAAATTCTACGCGCAGCCGTTCGAACGCGGGTTCGGGACGACTATCGGCAACTGTCTGCGCCGTTCGCTGCTCTCGTCGGTCGAAGGCGCGGCCATCACGGCGATCAAGATCGAAGGCGTGCTGCACGAGTTCTCTTCGATCCCCGGCGTCGTCGAAGACGCCACCGACATCATCCTCAACCTCAAACGCATCCCGTTCAAGCTGCACGGGCTGGGGCCGAAGACCTTGCGCGTCGAGCGCACCGTGCCGGGCGAGATGCTTTCGGGCGAGATTGAAACCGACAGCGAAGTCGAAATTCTCGATCCCAACGTCCACATCGCGACGGTTTCCGAAGGCGGAAGCTTGGCCATTGAGATGCGCTTGAAGCGGGGCCGTGGTTATGTCAGCGCCGAGCGCAATTACGACGAGGACCTGGCCGTCGGCTATATCCCCATTGATTCGGTGCATTCGCCGGTCAAGAAAGTCAACTACACGGTCGATTCGGCGCGCCTCGGGCAGGACACCGATTACGACAAGCTGACGATTGAAGTCTGGACGAACGGCTCGGTGCAGCCGGCCAACGCCATCGGCCTGGCCGCCAAGTTGATCAAAGATCACATGCAGATCTTCATCAACTTCGAGGAAGAGCCCGACCATGCCGACGGCGATGCCGAAGGCGGCGAGCGCGGCGCTTTCAACGAAAATCTCGACCGCTCGGTGGACGAGTTGGAACTGAGCGTGCGCTCGTACAACTGCCTGAAGAACGCCGACATTCGCACCATCCGCGAGCTGGTGCAGAAGAGCGAAGCCGAGATGTTGAAGACCAAGAATTTCGGGCGCAAGTCGCTGAACGAGATCAAGGAGATTTTGCAGTCCATGGGGTTGCATCTCGGCATGCGCTTTGACGATCACGGGCGGCTGATTGACGAGGCCACCGCCTAAAGGGAAACGATGAACGATGAATGATGAACGCTGAATGGCTCGACTGTATTCACCGTTCCTGGTTCATCATTCATCATTCATCATTCATGATTTTCTTTCCTGGGGTTTGTTATGCGACATAAAGTGGCTCATAGAAAACTGGGGCGCAAGACCGAGCATCGGTTATCGATGCTGCGCAACCTCTGCACTTCGCTGATGGTTGAAGAGCGCCTGATCACGACGCTGCCGAAGGCCAAAGAGTTGCGCCCGTACGCCGAGCGCGTCATCACGCTGGGCAAGCGCGCGCTTACAGCCGAAGGGCCGGAGCAGGCGCTGCACTTGCGGCGTCAGGCGGCGGCCTACTTTCACAGCGGCAACGCCAACCGCACGCCGGACGGCGGCTACAAGCGCCCGCGCGCGCCGCGTACGGCCGGCGTCGCCGCCGTTGACAAGCTGTTTGATGAAATCGCCGCGCGCTACACCGAGCGCCCCGGCGGTTATACGCGCATCCTCAAGCTCGGCACCCGCCGCGGCGATGGCGCTGAAATGGCCTTGATCGAATTGATTGGCAGCGAAGTCGCGCCCGTCAAGGAAGAGGCCAAGCCCGAGGCCAAGAAGAAGCGCGGCCTGCTCGGTCGGTTCAAAAAGGATCAAGCGAAGGCCTAAGCTCGGCCAACGCGCGCGGCACCAGCAGGCGGGCGGTTGGTTGAGCCTTCGTTGTATGATTGAAAGCCTCAGCCGCACGCGGTTGGGGCTTTCGCTTATTGAGCCGGCGTGTTAGTTTCTGGTTTCTAGTTCCTGGTTCCTGGTTGATCGGACAACGCGATCTACAATAACCAGAAATCAGAAACCCGCATCTTTGAGGGCAAACGATGGATTTGAAAGAGGTCAAAAAGCTAATCGAGCTGGTGAGCGAAAAGGGCTTCGCCGAGTTCGAGATCGAGCACGACGGCTTTCGGCTGCACATCAGCCGCTTCAAAGAGCCGGCGGTAATTCAGGCGGCGCCGACGCCGGTCATCCTCTCGGCGCCGATGCCGGTCGTAACGGAAACCGTCGCGCCTGCCGCCGCCCAACCTTCCCCCCCGGCGCCTCCGCCGGCCCGGCCCGAGCCGCCGAAGACTGAGTCCGCGCAGCACCTCATTAGATCGCCTATCGTCGGCACGTTTTATCGCGCGGCCTCGCCGCAAGCCAAG contains the following coding sequences:
- the rplP gene encoding 50S ribosomal protein L16, giving the protein MAEYKIPKRMKYRKQQRGRMSGVATRGAEISFGEYGLKALEPAWITGKQIEASRVAMTRFIKRGGKIWIRVFPDKPITKKPAETRMGKGKGAPEGWVAVIKPGRILFEMEGVDEKTAAEAMRLAAQKLPIKTRFITRKQQDAGGLV
- the rpmC gene encoding 50S ribosomal protein L29, giving the protein MKADELRDLNDDDLRAKVAEMKESIFRMRFKLSLGNTDVVKNLRESRRDLARVLTLIRERGLEAGK
- the rpsQ gene encoding 30S ribosomal protein S17, giving the protein MEENRNDQTSESGEGVLTDVARAIGSTLGKVAAAIGGTDEPQAAATGPQHRRQEKVGLVTSDKMTKTVVVRVERLVRHPKYRRYIRRRTKFMAHNEMEAKVGDTVRIVETRPMSARKRWRVVEIVQKAR
- the rplN gene encoding 50S ribosomal protein L14; the encoded protein is MIQMRSILEVADNSGAKRISMILPLGGHTGLRAGLGDIITAAVKEAAPDGAVKKGQVVRAVIVRTRKETRRKDGTYIRFDQNAAVIIKPDNEPVGTRVFGPIARELRDKRFMKIVSLAPEVI
- the rplX gene encoding 50S ribosomal protein L24: MNVEINVRKNDRVVVITGKDSGRTGRIIEVLPRKHKVIVEGVNVVKRHTKANSRRGVQSGILEREAPIDVSNVMLLCPHCGQATRSAHQVLEDGKRHRACKKCGAAIEKQ
- the rplE gene encoding 50S ribosomal protein L5, with the translated sequence MAARLKEKYNSEILPALIKEFNYTNPMAAPKIEKVVLNMGVGREAQSNPKVFDQATMELTTIAGQKPVITKAKKSIAAFKLRTGMPVGVSVTLRGDRMYEFLDRFINAVLPRVRDFRGVSPRAFDGRGNYTIGIKDQLIFPEIDFNRVDRTRGMNISIVTTARTDEEGRALLRQFGMPFMK
- a CDS encoding type Z 30S ribosomal protein S14, which produces MNLNIFTSRVHNRCRRCGRGKGYLRKFALCRICFRGLSLEGHIPGVTKSSW
- the rpsH gene encoding 30S ribosomal protein S8, whose protein sequence is MTDPIADMLTRMRNAYAAKHQKVDVPVSNIKLEIARILKEEGFINNFKVIGEGVRRNIRIYLRYGTKGEQVISRLERVSKPGCRVYVKGTAVPSVLGGLGVNILSTSRGLMTDRRARRERVGGELICRVY
- the rplF gene encoding 50S ribosomal protein L6, translating into MSRIGKKPISIPKNVKVNITDGVIEVSGPKGQLTTNVPAGIQFRVDGDQLVAERTSDDHAAVHGLARALVQNAVTGVTDGYTRQLDIVGVGYKVELQKSRVIFNLGYSHPIEFPLPSGIDVKVERVNKPIQQYQTTLTITGIDKQQVGQIAADMRSLRRPDPYKGKGVRYAGEALKLKPGKTGK
- the rplR gene encoding 50S ribosomal protein L18; this translates as MAQKSRQDIRRAVHQRIRQKVGGSGERPRLAIFRSVNHIYAQIIDDAQGVTVASASTTEKDWKGRTGGNIAAAKEIGKAIAERAKEKGITRVVFDRGGYIYHGRVRSLAEAAREAGLEF
- the rpsE gene encoding 30S ribosomal protein S5 translates to MERIDASGLDLKDQVISINRVTKVVKGGKNLSFAALVIVGNENGVVGFGSGKAREVPLAIKKGIEAAKKNLIRVPLSGHTLPHQVTGIFGSGRVLLKPAPEGKGVIAGGAVRAIMQLVGVRDVVTKSIGTSNPHNVVRATFEGLRELKDPTSVSRLRRQAAEEAASA
- the rpmD gene encoding 50S ribosomal protein L30, translating into MATANNEAPGATIKIQWYRSTIATPRAHKEIVRSLGLTKLNQIVERPDTPSMRGAVKKVPHLLRIIE
- the rplO gene encoding 50S ribosomal protein L15; protein product: MGIHNIGAPKGANKDKKRVGRGPGSGLGKTSGRGHKGQKSRSGYSGRPGFEGGQMPLQRRLPKRGFTNIFKKVWIEVQLSELAERFDGSEPITPELMVERGMIKKSHLARFEGVVVLGGGELAAKLSITAHRFTKSAKEKIEAAGGTASLVGKSFEA